AGTGAGGCGTGCTTGTGGGCGATCCGGGCCAGGACCTTTTCCGGGAGTGTGCCCGGGTTGTTCACAAGATGGCTCGCAAAGGCTGCAATGCTCCCGGCGAGTGCCTGTTGTTGGTCGCCAGAACGCTGGTTGGAGCGGCTGAAAAGGCCGTCCAGCAACTCGGGGTGTGCTGCAAAGAGGCGCTTGTAGAAATCGGCGGTGATGTCACTAATACGCGACCCGACCAGCGGAAGAGTGGCTTCAATGATGGGGCGGGATTTTTCCGAGAGCATGGTTCTCCTGGGGGTAGGGGCCCGGCTTGGTCGATCGGACCGTCACAATACAAGTATTTGAAATGCCTGTATTTACACCTCAATTTCTACTCCTTGTAGAAAAGATGTGCAAATCGGAGTGCCAGCCTATAGGCAGGTGGTCAGGGCAGGGTTGCGGGGGTCCTGAACTCGGGCCGGAGGCCGATCGTTTGGAAGACCGGATTCATTTGCCGGGCATGCGGCAGGGAGGAGATGACGACGGTGTCGAGCTCGCGATAGAACGCTTCGCGGGCGCGGTTCATGGCGTGGCGGAGACCGCACTCTGTGATGAGGGGGCAGTCGCGGTTGGGAGACTGGCATTCGGCTGGGTCCTGCCGACTGTCCAGGTGGCGAAGGAGTTGGCCAACAGTTGCTTGGCGCCCAGCTTCGTTCAGGCGCGAGCCACCAAGTCGGCCTCGTTCCACATCAATCAATCCAAGGCTACGCAATCGGACCATGGCCTTACTGACATGGTTATACGGAGTCCCTACAGCGTCGGCAACAGCCTGGGTTGTCAGCAACGTACCCTCAGGGGCGGAAGCCAACACCATGACGGCGCGGAGGCTCACATCTGCGAACGCGTTGATTTTCATGGCATCAGCTTACGCAGTCAGGTCTAGTCCACCCAGAGCGAGGGCTCATGGGTGTCAGGCTCCAGGGAGCCGAAGGCGAAGCCATCGGCTGTTTGGGCGTAGGGGATTACTGCTGCCATGACCCCGCCATCCCGGTGCTCGGCGGTGCCATGGATGCCGTCAGAGCCATGCTCGGGCAGTGCGACATCACTTGCGATGGCCACGGCCCGATAATCGTTCCGGCCCTGACGGAGCAATTCATGAACGTCCGTCAACATTGTCCCGGCATCAATGTGACCATCCTCGTCCGGTTCGCCTGGAGAAACCATGACAATCCGCACCTCACCCTCGTGCGAGAGCGTGATCCCGAAGGGAAGGAAGCCGCCATTCTGCAGTATGTGCTCCTGGGCAGTTCCCAAGGCCGTACCCAGAATCTCCCGGAGTTCACGCTCTTGGACAGTCCCGGTTGAAGCGGCATCATCGATGGGCTGCTCGCTCATGTTCGCCTGTCCTTATGCCCGGACGAGTGCCAGGACGCGGTCGCGGATTTTTTCCATGGTGGGGAGGTCCTTGGCTTCGGCGTTCAGGCGGAGGAAGGGCTCGGTGTTGGAGGGGCGCAGGTTGAACCACCAGCTCCCATCCGTGGCGGTGAAGGTGCTGCCGTCCATGTGGTCTATCTCGACATCATCGGCCTGGAAATCGAGGCGGACCCGCTCGACGGCGCCTGCTTTGTCTTCGATCTCGGAGTTGATTTCCCCAGAGGAAACGTAGGGCTCGTACTCGCGGCCGAGCTCGGACAAGGGACCATCTTGCTCACCGAGTGCTGCCAGGACGTGCATCGCGGCGAGCATGCCGGTGTCCGCGTTCCAGAAATCACGGAAATAGAAGTGGGCGGAGTGCTCCCCGCCGAACACGGCACCTTCTTCGGCCATGACAGCTTTGATGAAGGAATGACCGACCCGGGTCCGGACGGCCCGGCCGCCGTCCTTGGCCACGAGCTCGGGAACGGCCTTGGACGTGAGCAGGTTGTGGATGATCACCGGGGTCTGTTCACCTGCGGCCCGGGCGCGGGCGATCTCGCGGCGTGCGACCATGCCGGTGATCGCCGAAGGGGAGACGGGCTCGCCCTTTTCGTCGATCACGAAGCAGCGGTCGGCGTCGCCGTCGAAAGCCAGGCCGATGTCCGCGCCGTGCTTGATGACGGCGGCTTGGAGGTCGCGGAGGTTTTCCGGTTCCAGCGGGTTGGCCGGGTGGTTCGGGAACGAGCCGTCCAGTTCGAAGTAAAGCGGGATGATCTCGAACGGCAATGCTGGGAGGAGTTTGTTGCCAAGCACTGCCGGGGTGGTCAGCCCGGCCATACCGTTGCCGGCATCCACGACGATCTTCAACGGACGGGAACCAGAGAGGTCCACCAGCTGGCGCAGGTATTCGGAGTAGTCCTTCAACACGTCCCGGACGCCGATCTGCCCGCGCACCGCTGCGGCGGGGATGTTGCGTTCGTTCAGGTACTGCTCGGCGAGGGCCTGGATTTCCTTCAGGCCGCTCTCGGAGGAAATGGGTTGCGCCCCGGCCTTGGCCATTTTGATGCCGTTGTACTCGGCCGGGTTGTGGCTGGCGGTGAACGTGGCACCGGCTGCGTTCAGGGCACCGCAGGCGTAGTAAAGCTCGTCGGTGGAGATCAGGTCCAGCAACTGGACGTTGGCGCCCCGGGTGGCAGCACCGTTTGCGAAGGCCTGGCTGAATTCCGGCGAGGACGGGCGCATGTCCCCGCCAACAAGGACGGTTTCACCCTCAAGGCCCAAGACGTCGATGAAGGCAGCACCGACTGCCTCGACGATTTCGGCCGTGATGGATTCCCCCACGATGCCCCGGACGTCGTACGCCTTGAAGGATGCCGAGAGGTCGAAGTTCTTGTTCTGCTCGCTAGTCACGGGCTCAATCCTACTGTGGCGACGCAATTGAGCATGAACCGGGGTACCTGCTATGTGGAAAGCCAGTCCTATGGAAAGCCGCTATCCACATAGCCGGGGCACCGGGTTCTGGCTGTCAGGGGCTGCTGGAATACTGGGTCCATGGCCAACAATCCCCTAAATGCCGTCGTTTCCGTGGAATCCCCTACCCGTCAGCAGGCTTTGGCTTGTCTTCGCGAGCTTGTGGGGCACCCTGAAGCTGACTTCCATGACGGCCAGTTCGAGGCCATTGAGGCCTTGGTGGACGCTGGCCGCCGTGCGCTGGTGGTCCAACGCACTGGTTGGGGAAAATCAGCCGTCTACTTCGTCTCTTCCTTGTTGCTGCGCCGCAGGGGTGCCGGGCCCACGCTGATCGTGTCTCCACTTCTCGCGCTCATGCGGGACCAAGTGGCGGCAGCCGCACGGGCCGGAGTCCGTGCAGTAGCCATCAACTCTGCCAACGCACTTGAGTGGGACACTGTCCTGGCCCAATTGGCAGCTGACGAGGTTGACGTTCTCCTGGTATCGCCCGAGCGCCTCACCAATCCCTCGTTCAGGGAGAACCAGTTGCCCGAGCTGATCCGGAGGACCGGGTTGCTCGTCATCGACGAAGCCCACTGTATTTCGGATTGGGGTCACGACTTCAGGCCCGATTACCGGCGAATCGCGGATCTCATTGCGCAGCTGCCTGAATCCGTTCCAGTCCTGGCCACCACGGCTACTGCAAACTCACGCGTGGTTCACGATATCGAGGAACAACTCGGCGCCGGAGTCCTGACCATCAGGGGCGCACTTGGCCGTGAGTCGCTCCGGCTCGGCGTTCTCAATCTCGCAGACTCACGTGATCGCCTGGGTTGGTTGCTGACGCACCTGGCTGACCTGCCCGGCAGCGGGATCATTTACACACTGACTGTTTCAGCCGCAGAGGACACCGCCCGGCTTCTTTCCGAGGCTGGACACAACGTGTTGTCCTACACCGGCCGGACGGATCCGGCCGATCGCGAGCGGGCAGAACAACTCCTCAAGGACAACCAGGTCAAGGCGCTTGTGGCCACCTCCGCGTTGGGGATGGGATTCGATAAACCGGATCTCGGCTTCGTCATCCACCTCGGAGCGCCGTCCTCGCCGGTTGCCTATTACCAGCAGGTTGGCCGGGCTGGCCGAGGCGCAGCCAACGCGGACGTCCTGTTGCTTCCTGGCTCCGAAGACCGCGAAATATGGCAATACTTTGCCACCGCATCCATGCCTTCAGCCGAAAAAGCCGACGCCGTGCTGAGGGTGCTTGGTGAGGCCAACACGGCCACGTCCACCGTGGCGCTGGAGGCTCGCGTGGACCTTCGCCGTACGCCCCTGGAACTCCTCCTTAAGGTTTTGGCAGTTGACGGTGCAGTTGAACGCGTAGGTGGCGGTTGGCGGGCCACAGGACGGCCATGGACCTACGATGCCGAGCGCTATGCGCGAATCGCGGAGGCCCGGGTGGATGAGCAGGACTCCATGGTGATCTACCAGGACACCGCAGGTTGTCGCATGGAGTACATCACCTCCGTGCTCGATGACGAGTCCGCAGCCCCGTGCGGCCGTTGTGACAATTGCGCGGGACGCTGGTTCCCGGTGGACATTGCAGCTGCTGCGGTCGATGCAGCAGGCCAGACGCTCCGACGAGCCGGAATCGCGGTGGAGCCGCGGCTTCAGTGGCCCAGCGGGATGGAAAGGCTGGGCGTGGGGGTCAAGGGCAAGATCAAGCCGCATGAAAGCATCGCTGAAGGCCGCGTCCTGGCCAGGCTGACGGACCTTGGGTGGGGTGGCGCGCTCCGCGAGCTCTTCGGTGCCGGGGCCCCCGATCGTGCAGTGGACCCCGCGATGCTGCAGGCCTGCGTCCAGGTGCTGCGCGAATGGTCGGGGGCAGACGGCGGAGCAGCCTGGAGTGGGGTGGGTCGCCCGGCGGCAGTTGTCAGCATTCCCTCGAGGAGCAAGCCGCAACTTGTGGACTCCCTGGCGCAAGGAATCGCGGGCATAGGGCGGATGCCGTACCTGGGTCAGTTGCAGCCAGAGAATGGAGGTCCCACAGGATCCCGTGGCGGCAACAGCGCTTACAGGCTCGCAGGAGTGTGGGACCGCCTAGCCGTTGGCCCGGAGCTCGCGCAGGCGCTCGGAGGTATTGTCGGGCAGCCAGTGCTCTTGGTGGACGACCTCATCGACAGCCGGTGGACATTGACCATCGCTGCGAGGGCTCTCAGACTTTCCGGCGTGGGTGCGGTGCTACCGCTCGCCCTGGCTCAAGCGGGGTAGGGCTCAAGCGGGGTAGGGCGTCACGTGTAAGTGCTGAAAAGCGTCATGTTGTGAACGCTGCCAGTTTGCCTCTATAGGATCGAGCAAAACACACCCGCTGCCTGTCGCGGGCCACCCAGCCGAAAACCTGGACCGGAGCCATGAGCACAAACCCGAGCAACACGGACGTCGAAGCGGCCAACGAAACCAGTTGGCGCCCGCGATTGGCCTTGTTGGTGGCGGCAACATTCTTCATGGAGTTTCTCGACGGGACCATCCTCACCACGGCCATTCCCAGCATCGCATCAGATTTCCGGGCGGCACCGGCTGACATCAACATCACCATGACTGCGTATTTAGTGACGGTTGCAATGGGCATCCCGTTGAGCAGTTGGCTTGCCGAGCGGTTCGGCGCGCGCAGGATCTTCTGTCTGGCCATATCTGTGTTCACCGTTGCTTCCCTCCTCTGCGCAGTCAGCACCGACTTGACCATGCTGACGTTCAGCCGGGTGGCGCAGGGGATGGGCGGGGCCATGATGGTTCCTGTGGGCACGCTGGTGGTATTGCGGGGCACCCCCAAATCTGAACTTCTCCGTGCCACTGCCTACTTGGTGTGGCCCGGCCTCCTTGCTCCGGTTTTGGCTCCAATGGTGGGCGGAGCCCTCACAACTTTCCTGTCGTGGCACTGGATCTTCATCATCAACGTCCCACTCGGCCTGGCCGCCTTCATCGCCGCGCTCAGGTTGGTGCCGCAGACACATTTTGATGCCCAACGCCGCCTTGACTGGTTTGGCCTGCTGCTGACTACTGTCGGCGTGGGGTCCCTTGTAGTGGGTCTGGAAACGTTGGGTGGACATGCATCCAATGTGCTGGCCGTCGTGGTGGTCATCGCGGGGGTCATGTCTCTGGCAGGTGCCGTCTGGTGGATGAGCAAAGCAAGTGTTCCGCTGTTCAACCTCAGCGTGTTCGGCACCAGGACTTTCAGGGCGACATCCACGGGCGGTTTCATTTACCGGCTGACCATCAGTTCGGTCCCGTTCCTGCTGCCTTTGATGTTCCAGGATGGATTTGGCTGGGATCCCCTGAAAGCCGGAGTCATGGTGGCTGCGGTTTTCGTGGGCAACATCGGGATCAAGCCAGCCACCACGCCCCTGATAAGGCGCTTTGGGTTCAAACCGGTTCTGGTCTTTGCATCGTTCGCGTCAGCCGTGACGTTTGCCTTGTGTGCGTTGCTGGATGCCCAAACACCCGAGCCCATTATTTTCGCGTTGTTGCTGTTCAGCGGGGCCTTCCGATCCATAGGCTTCTCCGCCTATGCTTCCGTGCAGTATGCCGACATTGGGCCGGAACAGTTGCCCTCGGCCAACGCGATCTCGGCGACGCTCGTCCAGTTGGCGGCTGCGGCAGGGATCGCCGTGGGTGCTTTGTTCCTGAGGCTGTTCGAGGCAACGGACGTGCTTGGGGCGGACCAGGTGTCGGCCTATAAGGGGGCCTTCATAGCCATGGCTGTGCTGATGCTGGCCAGCACTGTGGACAGCCTGGCCCTTCACCGGCATGCTGGCGCCGAAGTCAGCCACGGAGCGAAGCACAGCTAAGCCCAGCGCGGCGGAAGGGCTGGGTTAAACGCAAAAGGTCCCGGTTCGAAAACCGGGACCAAATCGCGGAGACGGGGGGATTTGAACCCCCGGTGGAGTTGTGCCCCACACTTCATTAGCAGTGAAGCCCATTCGGCCGCTCTGGCACGTCTCCATTTGCTATTGCTAGCCCACCAAGGATACGCAGAACGTGCCGTCCAGTGCAAAACCGCCGCCGATGAGGAACGACCGTCAGTTGCTCCCGGCCAACGCGCGCCAGAGAAAGTGGTTGCTTCTCGCTTGGAGCGCGGCGGCCTGTCGGTTGTCCGAGGCGCCCGCGTGCCCGCCTTCGAGTGCTTCGTGGAACCAGACATTCGGGATACCCATCGCCTGCATCCGGGCTGCCATCTTTCGGGCTTGAACGGGGCCTACCCGATCATCCGAGGTCGCGGTCCAGATGAACGTTTCGGGGTACTCGACGCCGTCGTGAAGCAGGTGATAGGGCGAGAACGTACGGATGAAATCCCACTGCTCAGGCACATCGGGGTCTCCGTACTCCGCGATCCATGAATATCCGGCAGAGAGCTTGGTATAGCGGCGCATGTCCAGCAACGGCACGCCGCAGGACACCGCACCGAACAGCTCGGGGTACTGGGTCAGCATGTTGCCCACCAACAGGCCGCCGTTGGACCCGCCCACGCAGCCGAGCCGACGGCGGCTGGTCACGCCGCGGGAAATCAGATCCTGCGCCACGGCAGCGAAGTCTTCGTAGGCCCGGTGCCGCTTTTCCTGCAACGCTGCCCTGTGCCACGAGGGTCCGTATTCGCCGCCACCGCGGATGTTCGCAACGACGTACACGCCCCCGCGTGCGTGTGAGCCGGACCCGTCTGCCAAGGCAGCGGCGGAAGTGCGACGCTCCAGCCAAGCCCTGCCAATGGTGCCGCTGTAGGCAGGCGTGCGGGAAACTTCGAAGCCTCCATAGCCGGAAAGCTGAGTGGGATTTTGTCCGTCCAGGACCAGGTCCTTGGATGCCACCTGGAAGTAGGGGACTTTCGTCCCATCCGCCGAGACAGCGAAATGCTGCTGGACCTCATAGTCGCCGTCATTGAAGAACGACGGCGATCGCTTCACCACGGCGTGCTGGCTGGTGACCCCGGCAGCCGGTCCGGTAACGGATGAAGCCGCCGGCCCTGCAGTGAGGGTCCCTCGGGTGAGGGTAGTGGGCGTGGTGAAGCCGGTGGCGATCAACCAGTAGTCATTTCCCGCGCCGGAGTCGGAATCGTCTTCATCGTCCACGGCGTACGCATTGACGTCGTGAAGCGGCGGACAGGCGTCCAGGACGGTGGCAACCCAGCCGCCGTCGGAATCCACGCGGGAAGGGTCCAGCACCCTGATCTCGGAAGAGACGTCGCGCAGCAGGTTAAGCAGCAGATAGTCCTTGGTCCAACTCCATGACTGCAGGGAAGTGTGGTGGTCAGGGGCAAACAGCACCACGAACTGCCGCGATCCGGCCAAATAGCCCTCGAAGTCAGCGGCCAGCAAGGAACCGGAGGGGTAGGTAGCACCGGACACGTCCCAGTCCTTCTGCGGGCGGAACATCAACCATTCGCGGTGCGCGCTGATGTTCACATCGGTGGGAACATCGATGGCAACCCATGAGTCCTCGCGCAACAGCCACGTAGTGCGGTTATAGAAGTCGATGTAGTCGACGGCGAAGGTCCGTTCGAAGCCCGGGGTCGAGTCATGTGCCACCATGGCCAGCATGTGGTCTTCAGGGATGTCGAAGATCCGCTCGGCCTGGGCAAGGGACTGGCCGCGACGCAGCTTCACGCCGGTTCGGGCGTACGACGAGGTAGTTGCAGGCAACCCCTCTGCCGTACTGGACACCAGCAGCGTGTCCGCGTCCAGCCAACTCACGTTGCCTTTTGCCGTGGGCACATCGAATCCGCCAGCGGCAGGGTCAACAAAGGTGCGGGATTCGACGTCGAACTCGCGGTGGCGGTTGGCGTCGCCGCCGTCGGGGGATAGCGAAACCATGGCCAAGCGGTACTCGTCGCCGTCCAACGGACGGAGGAACCCAGCCCCATGGAACACCCACTCGACGCCTTCTGCGGCGGCCAGGGCATCGATGTCCAGCAGCACGTCCCATTCGGGAGCCTCGGAAACGTAACTTTCCCAGGTAGTACGGCGCCAAAGGCCCTTGGGGTGCTCCTGGTCCTTCCAGAAGTTGTAGTAGAAATCGCCGCGTTTGTTCACCATGGCGATCCGGTCAGTTGAATCCAGGACCTCCAGGATGCCGGCTTCAACCGCTGCGTAGTCTGCGTCCTCCAGCAAATCTTCGGTTCGCGCGTTCTGTTCGCGGACCCAGGCAAGCTGTTCTTCGCCGTGAATGTCCTCCAACCACACGTTCTCATCCGTGGGTTCGGGCGCGATTGCCGCAGCGTGGCGAGGCCCGGACTTGGTCCCCAGATCAGTGTCGTTGTCAGGGAGGGGCGTCTGATCAGCTTCTGTGGTGGTCATCGCCCCATCCAAGCAACACTTTTCAACGGGAAGCAAGTCACAGGAAGTTAGGCTTGAGCGTGGCTAAATCGCAAATCAACCGTGTTGCCCTGATTGGGGCCGGCCCCCGGGGCACAAGTGTCCTTGAGCGGTTGCTCGCGAATTGGGTTGCGGGGGCCACGAACCGGGCGAACCAGAGCGATACTGGGCAGCGCCCACTGCACATCCACGTTGTGGATCCTTTCCCCGCAGCATCCGGCCATGTGTGGCAGCCGGAGCAGTCCAGGCTGTACTTGATGAACACCCAGGCCTTCTATCCCACTCTCATTCCTGAAGACCCCAAGCTCGCTCCGCCCCTGGCAGGCGGTTCCTTCGACCAGTGGCGCGCGGCCCGGCGTCGTGATGGGCAGGGCCTGAACGACGCCGAAAAGGCGGAGTTGGCTACACTCGAGTCCCACGATTTTCCCAGCCGGGCGCTCTACGGACGGTACCTGCGGCAGACTTTGGCGGAACTGCTGAAGCGGATGCCCGACGGCGTGGAGGTAACCTTCCATGAGACGTCCGCCGTGGCGGCGCGCCCGGTTCCGGTCAACTCGACCGCCACGATGCGGCAAGCGTTCGACGTCGAACTGGCCGACGGTACTACACTCACCGTCGGCTCGGTGGTCCTCGCGTTGGGACACATCGAGTCACGTTTGAATCCGGAGCAGCGTTCGTTCCAACGGGCCGCCGATGAGCACGGCCTCCTCTACT
This window of the Arthrobacter sp. StoSoilB5 genome carries:
- a CDS encoding Rrf2 family transcriptional regulator codes for the protein MKINAFADVSLRAVMVLASAPEGTLLTTQAVADAVGTPYNHVSKAMVRLRSLGLIDVERGRLGGSRLNEAGRQATVGQLLRHLDSRQDPAECQSPNRDCPLITECGLRHAMNRAREAFYRELDTVVISSLPHARQMNPVFQTIGLRPEFRTPATLP
- a CDS encoding phosphomannomutase/phosphoglucomutase encodes the protein MTSEQNKNFDLSASFKAYDVRGIVGESITAEIVEAVGAAFIDVLGLEGETVLVGGDMRPSSPEFSQAFANGAATRGANVQLLDLISTDELYYACGALNAAGATFTASHNPAEYNGIKMAKAGAQPISSESGLKEIQALAEQYLNERNIPAAAVRGQIGVRDVLKDYSEYLRQLVDLSGSRPLKIVVDAGNGMAGLTTPAVLGNKLLPALPFEIIPLYFELDGSFPNHPANPLEPENLRDLQAAVIKHGADIGLAFDGDADRCFVIDEKGEPVSPSAITGMVARREIARARAAGEQTPVIIHNLLTSKAVPELVAKDGGRAVRTRVGHSFIKAVMAEEGAVFGGEHSAHFYFRDFWNADTGMLAAMHVLAALGEQDGPLSELGREYEPYVSSGEINSEIEDKAGAVERVRLDFQADDVEIDHMDGSTFTATDGSWWFNLRPSNTEPFLRLNAEAKDLPTMEKIRDRVLALVRA
- a CDS encoding RecQ family ATP-dependent DNA helicase, whose translation is MANNPLNAVVSVESPTRQQALACLRELVGHPEADFHDGQFEAIEALVDAGRRALVVQRTGWGKSAVYFVSSLLLRRRGAGPTLIVSPLLALMRDQVAAAARAGVRAVAINSANALEWDTVLAQLAADEVDVLLVSPERLTNPSFRENQLPELIRRTGLLVIDEAHCISDWGHDFRPDYRRIADLIAQLPESVPVLATTATANSRVVHDIEEQLGAGVLTIRGALGRESLRLGVLNLADSRDRLGWLLTHLADLPGSGIIYTLTVSAAEDTARLLSEAGHNVLSYTGRTDPADRERAEQLLKDNQVKALVATSALGMGFDKPDLGFVIHLGAPSSPVAYYQQVGRAGRGAANADVLLLPGSEDREIWQYFATASMPSAEKADAVLRVLGEANTATSTVALEARVDLRRTPLELLLKVLAVDGAVERVGGGWRATGRPWTYDAERYARIAEARVDEQDSMVIYQDTAGCRMEYITSVLDDESAAPCGRCDNCAGRWFPVDIAAAAVDAAGQTLRRAGIAVEPRLQWPSGMERLGVGVKGKIKPHESIAEGRVLARLTDLGWGGALRELFGAGAPDRAVDPAMLQACVQVLREWSGADGGAAWSGVGRPAAVVSIPSRSKPQLVDSLAQGIAGIGRMPYLGQLQPENGGPTGSRGGNSAYRLAGVWDRLAVGPELAQALGGIVGQPVLLVDDLIDSRWTLTIAARALRLSGVGAVLPLALAQAG
- a CDS encoding MFS transporter, with product MSTNPSNTDVEAANETSWRPRLALLVAATFFMEFLDGTILTTAIPSIASDFRAAPADINITMTAYLVTVAMGIPLSSWLAERFGARRIFCLAISVFTVASLLCAVSTDLTMLTFSRVAQGMGGAMMVPVGTLVVLRGTPKSELLRATAYLVWPGLLAPVLAPMVGGALTTFLSWHWIFIINVPLGLAAFIAALRLVPQTHFDAQRRLDWFGLLLTTVGVGSLVVGLETLGGHASNVLAVVVVIAGVMSLAGAVWWMSKASVPLFNLSVFGTRTFRATSTGGFIYRLTISSVPFLLPLMFQDGFGWDPLKAGVMVAAVFVGNIGIKPATTPLIRRFGFKPVLVFASFASAVTFALCALLDAQTPEPIIFALLLFSGAFRSIGFSAYASVQYADIGPEQLPSANAISATLVQLAAAAGIAVGALFLRLFEATDVLGADQVSAYKGAFIAMAVLMLASTVDSLALHRHAGAEVSHGAKHS
- a CDS encoding prolyl oligopeptidase family serine peptidase, translating into MTTTEADQTPLPDNDTDLGTKSGPRHAAAIAPEPTDENVWLEDIHGEEQLAWVREQNARTEDLLEDADYAAVEAGILEVLDSTDRIAMVNKRGDFYYNFWKDQEHPKGLWRRTTWESYVSEAPEWDVLLDIDALAAAEGVEWVFHGAGFLRPLDGDEYRLAMVSLSPDGGDANRHREFDVESRTFVDPAAGGFDVPTAKGNVSWLDADTLLVSSTAEGLPATTSSYARTGVKLRRGQSLAQAERIFDIPEDHMLAMVAHDSTPGFERTFAVDYIDFYNRTTWLLREDSWVAIDVPTDVNISAHREWLMFRPQKDWDVSGATYPSGSLLAADFEGYLAGSRQFVVLFAPDHHTSLQSWSWTKDYLLLNLLRDVSSEIRVLDPSRVDSDGGWVATVLDACPPLHDVNAYAVDDEDDSDSGAGNDYWLIATGFTTPTTLTRGTLTAGPAASSVTGPAAGVTSQHAVVKRSPSFFNDGDYEVQQHFAVSADGTKVPYFQVASKDLVLDGQNPTQLSGYGGFEVSRTPAYSGTIGRAWLERRTSAAALADGSGSHARGGVYVVANIRGGGEYGPSWHRAALQEKRHRAYEDFAAVAQDLISRGVTSRRRLGCVGGSNGGLLVGNMLTQYPELFGAVSCGVPLLDMRRYTKLSAGYSWIAEYGDPDVPEQWDFIRTFSPYHLLHDGVEYPETFIWTATSDDRVGPVQARKMAARMQAMGIPNVWFHEALEGGHAGASDNRQAAALQARSNHFLWRALAGSN